ctgaaaaaaatttataattgaaagatgaaacttttggctttagcttatttagcttctaaaaaatttataaaactttagctttagcttttcaaattcatgAAGCTTTTTAACAGCtagcttttagcttccaaaaatcctttggattttggcttttagctttcgacttttcaatttttttaaaaaaatgaggtacattgaaaggaaaatggaaatttacaatcacaacgaaaaaaaaaaaaaaaactgaataaaggAGAacagtaaaatgtgaaaatcgaaaaataactcAAAGCAGAAACTGAACTGAAccaaatgaatttgcaaaaaatctgaaagaaagctcagaaagctgaataaataaagcttttggtttgcttttagcttttaaaaaCCCCTAACTTCCTCAGCTTTTAGCtggcttttcatccctgattTTAATAGGTACTCGAAGAAAAAACATCGTTCGCATGATTTAAAATACAAAGACAATTCACTCACATAAtatcgaatcattcaaatgttctttttggaaaaaggttttcttttttcccAAGCGCATAGTTCCACCCATTTGACCAGTATTATGCTCGGGCATATCGATAATAATGTACTCTTTTTCACCACTACTCGATACTTCTTTCGTTTTGGCTTCAGTTTTTGACTCGTCATCACTCCGGATGGATAGTTTCTCAGTGGTTGGGATTTCGTCGTCTTTGAATTCCGCACTTTCTGCGATATCCTCCTTCTTCAATAcgtttctgttttgaaaaaaaaaaataaaagaaatacagcgttaatttttagatttgttTACAATTCTCACGATCGATATGATAAACGATTCAATAGCTAATTACTTTGTGAATTCGATAACAGCCGCTTGTAAACCCAAACATATTCCAaggaatggaatttttttctttctgcaCCAATTACAAGCAGCTATCTTTCCTTGGATACCTCGTTTACCAAACCCTCCAGGAACAACAACACCTCTGAGAAAAACATGTTCGTGGGTAAATATTTCGCGATTACGAGATTTCATGAATCAAAAACCCAACGATAGGTACTCACTGGCTGTTGCATAAATTTTTCCAAGCTTCGTGATAATTCAAGGGGTTCTCGTCTTTCATgctttcttctaaattttctgCATCGATGtactattggaaaaaaatagtataaaacAAATGAGTACGTAGGTAGATACAACGCATAAACGAacagaagttttcattttcaatattctgctcttaaattatttttttccaaatttgcttgatttttctaGAATTATTGCTCTTATCagatacgtataggtacttgaaaatacttttacttacaatcaatttcaatttataaccGGCGAAAATGGACGCATGTTGTAGAGATCTCGATACAGAAGCGTAAGAATCTTGAAGTTTTGTATATTTACCAACCAACGCAATATTCACCTCATCtcgtaatttttcaaccctAAATGAATAATCAAACATAGcagcactttaaaaaatgacatttatTTACCTACAGGATTTAAATAATATAGCAGCTATACTTATTATGCTTTACGAAAGCCAGAGATGGGgcgattcattaaaaaaaaaaaatgaataggatTCAAATGGCTCGattcgaccaaaaaattgaatccgattcaaaatcagcgattcagttttcaaatgaattgtaTTCAATGGActcttgatttttgccaaaaattgtaaaaacccttcatttttattttcttcacagATTACAAAATCTTCTGATTTTTAGCAACAcagctaaaaattgtttttttgaaaaaaataaatccataaaaatctcattttaccGAAAATTAATCAATAGTGTCacctttttacaaaattgcgaaaaggtcTTTTCTTTATGTATCTCTTTTTGAcgtaaatcgtattttttttttttttttttttgttagaaatcgAAACATTCTTGctttgttgtcaaaaattgcaacaaagtCTCACCTTTAAAATCGCCAGAAAGCCCTTCCtcttgctaaaatttttaaagtattagcgcctaaaaattgagttttttttgccagaaattgaaaatttttcgctgtTTTAAAATGGCTACAAATTGTTGTTTTAAACAGAAAATTCCAAAGTGTctaaaaatttcctgaaaatcacgggttttcagcaaaaattgcgaaaaaaaagtatcgaagttgattttttgaattctcaattttctacttttttaaatgaattttttcagttttggaggAGGAGGCCaacattgttcaaaatattaagGAAAAGTTTTTCTGAAGGGGgggtcattttaaaaaaaattgaccagaaatcaagaattgaaaaaaattgttacagtTTAcagattgatatttttttccatttctttcttcatttttttttttttttttttttttaggaagaggTTCTATTTTATGCAAGTCTTTACATTTATGAAgatataaaaatgtttttttggaagGATTCTGAACAGTTTAAATAATTTCGTAAACctcattcgattttttattttttttaaaattactcaacttacgttaaatttttttaattttggagaaGGGGCCAACACTGTCGATGATCCCACGGAAAGCAATGGAAGTTTTTCCGGAGTGtaagttattcaaaaaaataaaattacagatttcaaagtgagatttttttgggtGAGGAGCCGAGAAAAGTTTCATTCCATGCAAATTCCCATGTTTTTGAAGGTATGGAAACTTCAAAGCGATCGTTTCTAATCTCCAAATAAATGAATACCTCATACACAGGAAATGATTAGTTCGGTGCCTAATCTTATCAAATTCTTTCATCCTAATCAACTTTTACAGTCATTAGTCACGTTTAGCAACAAAATTGCCACACAATCATACCAGTTCAAAGAGAAGCGAAGAGaacttgattattattttttaattaacggATTTAATATTGGTAGTATGCTCACTTGAACGCTAATTCTCTCCACTGCTGCATGAATTCGGGTGATTTGGGAAACCTCATAATATCTAGTTTCAATTTAGAACTGAATAGCTGCACGATTCCTTGACTTTCGATGAAAACTGGTACTTCATAAATTGAACTCAAATCGTGTACGCATATAACctgagatagaaaaaaaaaaagatcaatacCGAATAcgagcattgaaaaaatacaataattattaTACCTCTTCTGGTCTAACGTGACAAAAATCGGAGATTTTCTCTCGAGTTTCACGATTAATTGGAGTTTCACTTCTGCTAACTATTATGTGGGGGAATAATCCTAGATGTCTAAGTTCTCGCACGCTGTTTTGAGTAGGTTTTGTTTTATGTTCACCGGTTGCATTCGGCTacaagggaaaaaaatacaaaatttaaaatgggtAAATAATGACAGGATGCGAACATGGTTGtagatattttcatattttgtaccTGAGGGACTAACGATACATGCACCAAACAAAAATTATCTTGCCCtactttgaattgaaattgcCTGAAGGCTTCTACAAATGGCATACCTTCTATATCACCGATAGTGCCACCTAATTCGATAATACAAACCTGAAATGTCAAAATAATTGATTGGTAGCATCACAAGACAAAATCAAGTTCTATAAGAACGCATTTAGAACCAAGCAATCTGTAAAATACTAAATACCAGTCCACatgcttgaaaaataatttcatatttacTTCTGGTTGTCTTCCGTCGTCGTATATGGGTTTCTTAGTCACATTTAGAACCCATTCTTGAATAGCATCGGTAATATGAGGAACGActgatcaaataaaaaataaaaaatcacaaagtcgtctaaaatctaaaaaaaaaaaataatcaattatttGACAAAGTCTTACCTTGGACAGTTTTACCCAAATATTCTCCTTTTCTCTCCTTGTTgataactttttggtaaatcttGCCAGTGGTGATATTATTCTCATTGTACAAAGTAGCGTCTAGAAATCGTTCGTAGTTGCCCAAATCTAAATCCACTTCACTTCCATCTTCCAAAACATACACCTCACctgtaattttacaaaagtgaATGTATATTGTAAAATATTGTATACTTATCggatttattcaaaatgaacttaagtaggtaggtagtaagtacctatcatAGGATTCAATCACTTACCATGTTCGTAAGGCGAAAAAGTTCCAGCGTCGATATTAATGTAAGGATCAATTTTGATGACTGTCACACATAATCCACATGATTTCAATATGGTTCCAAATGAACTTGCTATGATACCTTTACCAACGCCACTAATAACGCCACCAGTTACCAGGATGTATTTCATGGTATAAGTACTATAGTCTTAGTTCCTgcgaaaaacatgaaaacaatgAGTTAGGAAGtagatgataatttttacttgggATGTAATTTACTATGC
The sequence above is a segment of the Planococcus citri chromosome 3, ihPlaCitr1.1, whole genome shotgun sequence genome. Coding sequences within it:
- the LOC135841818 gene encoding CTP synthase 2-like: MKYILVTGGVISGVGKGIIASSFGTILKSCGLCVTVIKIDPYINIDAGTFSPYEHGEVYVLEDGSEVDLDLGNYERFLDATLYNENNITTGKIYQKVINKERKGEYLGKTVQVVPHITDAIQEWVLNVTKKPIYDDGRQPEVCIIELGGTIGDIEGMPFVEAFRQFQFKVGQDNFCLVHVSLVPQPNATGEHKTKPTQNSVRELRHLGLFPHIIVSRSETPINRETREKISDFCHVRPEEVICVHDLSSIYEVPVFIESQGIVQLFSSKLKLDIMRFPKSPEFMQQWRELAFKVEKLRDEVNIALVGKYTKLQDSYASVSRSLQHASIFAGYKLKLIYIDAENLEESMKDENPLNYHEAWKNLCNSQGVVVPGGFGKRGIQGKIAACNWCRKKKIPFLGICLGLQAAVIEFTKNVLKKEDIAESAEFKDDEIPTTEKLSIRSDDESKTEAKTKEVSSSGEKEYIIIDMPEHNTGQMGGTMRLGKKKTFFQKEHLNDSILYALYNRKEVVEERHRHRYEVNNKFVKELEEHGLRFVGKDENKVRMEMLELKDHPYYVATQFHPEYTSRPLRPSPPFIGLILASCGKLNSYISKGRLSPTDLSSSDEDIKS